In Longimicrobiales bacterium, the following proteins share a genomic window:
- a CDS encoding RagB/SusD family nutrient uptake outer membrane protein has protein sequence MNRTHTRWAGLCAAAAVLFAAGCSVTDDLLSVNNPDEIPLDQLDDPKLLQVRLNGVVDAFSNAYVGSVMEYANYITDEIVTGLNWEDYARANERIVSYLEGPTTQIFENLSRSLRLADGLAADIEKWAAADPGEDFDDELAQTLIYAGYSALVLAENTCQAVISPDPDEPSETVLSQLETYAAALPYFEDGLAVAERAGNTELANLARTGLARTHLGRGEWAEAATYASQVTSGFEWWIDFADLPGGRNNLQGTSHGGNFTHGIHPRFTGVHPSFDGTGFSFRDNDIVAPQTDPRIQHEVTDATGHNGLTPLYKLFQGLRFSDYSGETIAPPSAACPDCTGTDPADMPLLTEFDTDVVMADYLEAQHHYYEALAMQGMNEAGVLAFVNARRDVGNQAPVVLTGQALIDELRNQRARDLFMGGLRVADLRRWTRFDPGNGPFDAGSYFPTGPHPNAPVWGQYGEWTCYPIPLSEYEGNPNLPKPADPNSPPGI, from the coding sequence ATGAATCGTACACACACACGATGGGCAGGCCTGTGCGCCGCCGCTGCCGTCCTGTTCGCGGCCGGATGCAGTGTCACCGACGACCTGCTCAGCGTAAACAATCCGGACGAGATCCCGCTGGATCAGCTCGATGATCCCAAGCTGCTTCAGGTGCGGCTGAACGGCGTCGTGGACGCGTTCAGCAATGCGTACGTGGGCTCCGTCATGGAGTACGCCAACTACATCACCGACGAGATCGTCACGGGGCTCAACTGGGAGGACTACGCCCGCGCGAACGAGCGCATCGTCAGCTATCTGGAAGGTCCCACGACTCAGATCTTCGAGAACCTGAGCCGCAGCCTGCGGCTGGCGGACGGCCTGGCCGCGGACATAGAAAAGTGGGCGGCAGCCGACCCGGGTGAGGATTTCGATGACGAGCTGGCGCAGACGCTGATCTATGCCGGCTACAGCGCTCTGGTACTGGCGGAGAACACGTGCCAGGCGGTGATCTCGCCGGACCCGGATGAGCCCAGTGAGACCGTCCTGTCCCAGCTCGAGACGTATGCTGCTGCCCTGCCGTACTTCGAGGACGGGCTGGCGGTAGCGGAGCGTGCGGGCAACACGGAGCTGGCGAACCTTGCGCGCACGGGGTTGGCGCGCACGCACCTGGGCCGGGGTGAGTGGGCCGAGGCCGCTACCTACGCGAGCCAGGTGACGTCCGGTTTCGAATGGTGGATCGACTTTGCCGACCTGCCCGGCGGCCGCAACAACCTCCAGGGCACCAGTCATGGCGGCAACTTCACGCACGGCATCCACCCGCGCTTCACGGGCGTGCATCCCAGCTTTGATGGCACCGGGTTCAGCTTCAGGGACAACGACATCGTCGCCCCGCAGACCGATCCGCGCATCCAGCACGAGGTCACGGATGCGACTGGCCACAATGGTCTGACTCCGCTCTACAAGCTGTTCCAGGGCCTGCGGTTCAGCGACTACAGCGGCGAGACGATTGCGCCGCCGTCGGCAGCGTGTCCGGACTGCACGGGCACGGATCCGGCCGATATGCCTCTGCTGACGGAGTTCGACACCGATGTAGTGATGGCCGATTACCTGGAAGCGCAGCATCACTACTACGAGGCGCTCGCGATGCAGGGGATGAACGAGGCCGGCGTTCTCGCGTTCGTCAACGCCCGCCGTGACGTGGGTAATCAGGCGCCGGTAGTGCTGACCGGCCAGGCGCTGATCGACGAGCTGCGCAATCAGCGCGCGCGGGACCTGTTCATGGGCGGGCTGCGCGTGGCGGACCTGCGCCGCTGGACGCGGTTCGATCCCGGCAACGGTCCGTTCGACGCCGGCAGCTACTTCCCGACGGGCCCGCACCCGAACGCACCGGTGTGGGGCCAGTACGGCGAGTGGACCTGCTACCCGATCCCGCTCAGCGAGTACGAGGGCAATCCCAATCTGCCCAAGCCGGCCGATCCGAACTCGCCGCCGGGAATCTAG
- a CDS encoding SusC/RagA family TonB-linked outer membrane protein produces the protein MKRNVPVSRAVFVATLLLAFGPGAGPVWAQATGSITGTVRSGATQEPVVSAEVRVVGTSMVGLTNEEGRYLITGVPVGEHTLRVNVLGFSRREVTVEVAAGQPSVANFDLQTSAIALSEIVVTGTPGAQQKRELGNSIGKITVGEKLEAAPITSATELLTARTPGLTLMANSGQTGASSNIRIRGAGSLSGGYEPVFYVDGIRIESGNMEGASTYQGGTALDFLNPEDIESIEVIKGPAASTLYGADAANGVIQIITKKGRRGAGGAQWTASMDYGENEWLESTSDGNYITYRRCTESMQTSNSFPGCQVVAGNRPPEDLEWWAKDSNGNPVLRTGIPEEDVIRIPGSNQFIIKDNPLFRHPSTLRVGTATDLNLSVRGGTGVMGYFLSFNKNDEDGVYFNNFSKRIGGRGNFELEVAPTLNMSTQFSYTRTHLQQPLSNNASNGIIRNAMRGRARAQSAPWEPGFLGFSPGVSNEFDRQNRIERMTIGLTGNWNPFDWFRNRLTLGLDRQTYLETDFTRQDTTGRSPWGAISATGIIDHEIGGVHRWTLDYAGTVDARVNEDFTTASSVGMQLNARKRRDFFASGQGLVANNLNLVGAAASRNASESVSEQTSLGFFFEERLSWRDRVYATGAIRVDDNSAFGSDFELVVYPKASLSWVISDEDFFNLPYAEELKLRFAWGRAGNAPSPFSADRTYTSGQGVASDALVNTLTISAYGNPNLKAETGQEWETGFDASLLGGRAGIELTYYSQKTVDALISVPDPGSTGFTGNHLVNIGEISNSGFELLLTGTPIARRNFGWDATLAFSTNDNKLVSFNGAREEQIFGSFADVQRHREGYPLGGFWAVDVERDANGQPVVRDNAGNIIADPVLDASGQSVTVLNSCRWAPSDPTWDREADCEDIYMGPSRPTREAAFTSTFSLFNDFRIYTQFDYRGGHYQWCAACSLGTRSDLNTWEVNTGGTPLNPDVTVADVLALRSLQTKSHISKADYLKFRELSLTYAVPERFTSVLPGSRFSVTLAGRNLGLWTKYKGKGDPEVQFDPNSTFTMLDYASTPQTRRLSASVRVTF, from the coding sequence ATGAAGCGAAATGTCCCCGTCAGCAGAGCGGTCTTTGTCGCGACCCTACTGCTGGCATTCGGCCCCGGCGCAGGTCCGGTGTGGGCCCAGGCGACCGGGAGCATCACGGGAACGGTACGATCCGGGGCCACGCAGGAGCCCGTCGTCTCTGCGGAGGTGCGGGTGGTCGGAACGTCGATGGTGGGACTGACGAATGAAGAGGGCCGGTATCTGATCACCGGTGTCCCGGTAGGTGAGCACACGCTGCGCGTCAACGTGCTCGGGTTCTCGCGCCGCGAGGTCACGGTCGAGGTGGCGGCCGGTCAGCCGTCGGTCGCCAATTTCGACCTGCAGACGTCAGCGATCGCGCTGAGCGAGATCGTCGTGACGGGAACGCCGGGCGCGCAGCAGAAGCGCGAGCTCGGCAACTCGATCGGCAAGATCACGGTCGGCGAGAAGCTGGAGGCGGCGCCGATCACGAGCGCGACGGAGCTGCTGACGGCGCGCACGCCGGGTCTCACGCTGATGGCGAACAGCGGCCAGACGGGAGCCTCGTCCAACATCCGGATTCGCGGCGCCGGCTCGCTGAGCGGCGGCTACGAGCCGGTGTTCTACGTGGATGGGATCCGGATCGAGAGCGGCAACATGGAAGGCGCCAGTACGTATCAGGGCGGCACGGCGCTCGACTTCCTGAACCCCGAGGACATCGAGAGCATCGAGGTCATCAAGGGGCCCGCGGCGTCGACGCTGTACGGAGCGGATGCCGCGAACGGCGTCATCCAGATCATCACGAAGAAGGGCCGTCGCGGCGCCGGTGGCGCACAGTGGACCGCCAGCATGGACTATGGCGAGAACGAGTGGCTCGAGAGTACGTCCGACGGCAACTACATCACGTATCGGCGCTGCACGGAGTCCATGCAGACGTCGAACAGCTTCCCGGGCTGCCAGGTCGTCGCCGGCAACCGCCCGCCCGAGGACCTCGAGTGGTGGGCCAAGGACAGCAACGGTAACCCGGTGCTGAGGACCGGCATTCCGGAGGAGGACGTCATCCGGATTCCGGGCTCGAACCAGTTCATCATCAAGGACAACCCGCTGTTCCGGCACCCGTCCACACTGCGTGTCGGCACGGCGACGGACCTGAACCTTTCGGTTCGGGGCGGCACCGGCGTGATGGGCTATTTCCTCTCGTTCAACAAGAACGATGAGGATGGGGTGTATTTCAACAATTTCTCGAAGCGGATCGGCGGACGCGGCAATTTCGAGCTGGAGGTCGCTCCGACGCTGAACATGTCGACGCAGTTCAGCTACACGCGCACACACCTCCAGCAGCCCCTCAGCAACAACGCATCCAACGGCATCATCCGTAACGCCATGCGTGGGCGTGCGCGGGCTCAGTCGGCTCCGTGGGAGCCTGGTTTCCTGGGATTCAGCCCGGGCGTGTCGAACGAGTTCGACCGCCAGAACCGGATCGAGCGCATGACGATCGGTCTGACGGGCAACTGGAATCCGTTCGACTGGTTCCGCAACCGGCTGACGCTCGGCCTCGACCGGCAGACCTACCTGGAAACGGATTTCACGCGCCAGGACACGACGGGCCGCTCTCCGTGGGGGGCAATCTCCGCGACCGGCATCATCGACCACGAGATCGGCGGCGTGCACCGCTGGACGCTGGACTACGCCGGAACCGTGGACGCACGCGTGAACGAGGACTTCACCACGGCCTCATCCGTCGGCATGCAGCTCAACGCGCGGAAGCGGCGGGACTTCTTCGCCAGCGGCCAGGGGCTCGTCGCCAATAACCTGAATTTGGTCGGAGCGGCCGCTTCGCGAAACGCGAGCGAATCGGTGTCCGAGCAGACCTCGCTCGGGTTCTTCTTCGAGGAGCGACTCAGCTGGCGCGATCGCGTGTATGCCACCGGGGCGATCCGCGTCGATGACAACTCGGCGTTCGGCTCCGATTTCGAGCTCGTGGTCTATCCGAAGGCCTCGCTGTCGTGGGTCATCTCCGACGAGGACTTTTTCAATCTTCCGTATGCTGAGGAGCTGAAGCTGCGTTTCGCGTGGGGCAGGGCCGGCAACGCGCCCAGCCCGTTCTCGGCCGACCGCACATACACGAGCGGCCAGGGCGTGGCGAGCGACGCGCTCGTCAACACGCTCACGATCTCGGCGTACGGAAACCCGAACCTCAAGGCCGAGACAGGCCAGGAGTGGGAGACGGGATTCGACGCGTCGCTGCTGGGCGGCCGCGCGGGTATCGAGCTGACGTATTACAGCCAGAAGACGGTCGACGCGCTGATCAGCGTGCCGGATCCGGGCTCGACCGGCTTCACGGGCAATCATCTGGTGAACATCGGTGAGATCTCCAACAGCGGCTTCGAGCTGCTGCTGACGGGTACGCCGATCGCCCGCCGGAACTTCGGCTGGGACGCGACGCTGGCTTTCTCGACCAACGACAACAAGCTCGTGTCGTTCAACGGCGCTCGCGAAGAGCAGATCTTCGGCTCGTTCGCCGACGTGCAGCGGCACCGCGAGGGCTATCCGCTGGGAGGCTTCTGGGCCGTGGATGTCGAGCGGGATGCGAACGGACAGCCGGTCGTGCGCGACAACGCCGGCAACATTATCGCGGACCCGGTTCTCGATGCGTCCGGCCAGAGCGTGACCGTGCTGAACAGCTGCCGCTGGGCGCCCAGCGATCCCACGTGGGACCGCGAGGCCGATTGCGAAGACATCTACATGGGACCGTCACGGCCGACACGCGAGGCCGCATTCACCAGCACGTTCAGTCTCTTCAACGACTTCCGGATCTACACGCAGTTCGACTACCGCGGCGGCCACTACCAGTGGTGTGCTGCCTGCTCGCTCGGCACACGCAGCGACCTGAACACCTGGGAAGTCAACACGGGCGGCACGCCGCTCAACCCGGACGTGACAGTGGCCGACGTGCTGGCGCTGCGGTCGCTCCAGACGAAGAGCCATATCTCGAAGGCGGACTACCTCAAGTTCCGTGAGCTCTCCCTCACCTACGCGGTACCGGAGCGGTTCACGAGCGTGCTGCCAGGGAGCAGGTTCTCGGTGACACTGGCGGGTCGCAACCTGGGGCTCTGGACCAAGTACAAGGGCAAGGGCGACCCCGAGGTTCAGTTCGACCCGAATTCGACATTCACGATGCTTGACTACGCCTCGACGCCGCAGACCCGTCGTCTGTCCGCGTCCGTGCGGGTAACCTTCTAA